The Fortiea contorta PCC 7126 genome has a segment encoding these proteins:
- the moaA gene encoding GTP 3',8-cyclase MoaA, with protein MNQVDYLRISLIDRCNFRCQYCMPQGTELDYILKQQLLTDDELLTLIQEVFIPVGFTRFRLTGGEPLLRPGVVDLVSKIAAFPQTQDLSMTTNGFLLAPVAQNLYDAGLRRINISLDSLDADTFDLIIGNRGRSRWQDVWNGIQAAYHVGFDPLKLNVVVIPGVNDHEVLDLAALTIDKHWHVRFIEFMPIGNLRLFGDRGWVSSAELRRQISDHWGLTESQIRGNGPAEVLKIPGAQGTLGFISQMSECFCDRCNRMRLNADGWLRPCLLNETGQIDLKTALRHGVITTQLQEQVRELLEIKPEINFKERDSGTTAAYTRTMSQIGG; from the coding sequence ATGAACCAGGTAGATTATCTCCGCATTAGTCTCATTGATCGCTGTAATTTCCGCTGTCAATATTGTATGCCCCAAGGTACGGAGCTTGACTATATCCTCAAGCAACAGTTATTGACTGATGATGAACTCCTCACCCTAATTCAAGAGGTTTTCATCCCGGTGGGCTTTACCCGCTTTCGTCTGACCGGTGGGGAACCGCTGCTACGTCCCGGTGTGGTAGATTTAGTCAGCAAAATTGCTGCTTTTCCCCAAACTCAAGACTTGTCGATGACTACCAATGGGTTTTTACTCGCTCCCGTGGCGCAAAATCTTTATGATGCTGGTTTGCGCCGAATCAATATTAGCCTCGACTCTCTCGATGCTGACACCTTTGATCTCATTATCGGTAATCGTGGGCGATCGCGTTGGCAAGATGTCTGGAATGGGATCCAAGCTGCTTATCATGTGGGTTTTGACCCGCTGAAGTTAAATGTGGTGGTGATTCCTGGGGTTAACGACCACGAGGTTTTAGATTTGGCTGCTTTGACCATTGACAAGCATTGGCATGTCAGATTTATTGAGTTTATGCCTATTGGTAACTTACGATTATTTGGCGATCGCGGTTGGGTATCTTCTGCTGAATTACGACGACAAATAAGCGATCACTGGGGATTGACAGAATCACAAATACGTGGTAACGGGCCTGCTGAGGTGTTGAAAATTCCGGGCGCGCAGGGGACGCTAGGATTTATTAGTCAGATGTCGGAGTGCTTTTGCGATCGCTGTAATCGGATGCGTTTAAATGCAGACGGTTGGTTGCGTCCTTGTTTATTAAATGAAACCGGACAAATTGACCTGAAAACTGCTCTGCGTCATGGTGTTATTACTACTCAATTGCAAGAGCAGGTCAGGGAACTTTTGGAAATCAAACCAGAAATTAATTTTAAAGAGCGCGACTCTGGTACGACAGCCGCATACACTCGTACCATGTCGCAAATTGGGGGTTAG
- a CDS encoding photosystem II protein Y translates to MDIDFRIAIVFAPVLIAAAWAAFNIGAAALQQVQNFLNRQA, encoded by the coding sequence ATGGACATCGATTTCCGTATAGCTATCGTTTTCGCACCAGTTCTTATTGCTGCTGCTTGGGCTGCTTTTAACATCGGTGCTGCAGCTTTGCAACAAGTGCAAAACTTCTTAAATAGACAAGCCTAA
- a CDS encoding gamma carbonic anhydrase family protein gives MSTASYWSSPDFSQAAFIATNAVVIGSVNIAAGASIWYGAVVRGDVERIDIGECTNIQDGAILHGDPGFPTILEDHVTVGHRAVVHSAHIERGCLIGIGAIILDGVRVGAGSIIGAGAVVTKDVPPLSLVVGVPGKILRQITPPEAAELLAHAERYQKLALVHADKGTDIGFTV, from the coding sequence GTGTCTACTGCTTCTTACTGGTCATCTCCTGATTTTTCTCAAGCCGCCTTCATCGCCACCAATGCAGTTGTCATCGGTTCAGTCAACATCGCCGCCGGTGCTAGCATCTGGTATGGAGCCGTAGTCAGAGGCGACGTAGAGCGGATTGATATCGGTGAATGCACAAATATTCAAGATGGAGCTATTTTACACGGCGATCCCGGTTTTCCTACCATCTTAGAAGACCATGTTACCGTAGGTCATCGTGCGGTAGTCCATTCTGCTCATATTGAACGAGGCTGTTTAATCGGTATCGGCGCCATAATTTTGGATGGTGTCAGGGTAGGGGCTGGTAGCATTATCGGCGCTGGCGCAGTCGTCACCAAAGACGTACCGCCATTGTCTCTAGTCGTCGGCGTTCCCGGTAAAATCCTTCGCCAAATCACCCCCCCCGAAGCCGCTGAACTGCTCGCACACGCAGAACGTTACCAAAAGTTAGCCTTGGTTCACGCCGATAAGGGCACGGATATCGGGTTTACCGTGTGA
- a CDS encoding TIGR02652 family protein, translating to MMNPGLQYPIFGPDIQCPHCRQTIPALTLTDTYLCPRHGAFEANPKTGELIHLQSGRHWRKWNNDWYRQHTHPDGIRFEIHEALDKLYTQGYRATRVIIARRYEELMSGYLERSTPWRSGQPEGAAARLYGLPVEFSPDSADDPAWEVINFDLEKEPGVPVRYPYFRLFE from the coding sequence ATGATGAATCCAGGCTTGCAGTACCCCATATTTGGCCCTGACATTCAGTGTCCCCACTGTCGCCAAACGATCCCGGCGCTGACACTGACGGACACTTATTTATGTCCTCGTCATGGGGCGTTTGAAGCGAATCCGAAAACTGGTGAATTAATCCATTTACAATCGGGGCGTCATTGGCGCAAGTGGAATAACGACTGGTATCGTCAACACACTCACCCTGACGGGATTCGATTTGAAATTCACGAGGCGCTGGATAAGTTGTATACCCAGGGCTATCGAGCTACACGGGTGATTATTGCGCGTCGCTATGAAGAATTGATGAGCGGCTATTTGGAACGGAGTACCCCTTGGCGTTCTGGACAACCTGAAGGTGCTGCGGCGCGACTTTATGGTTTACCTGTGGAGTTTAGCCCTGACTCAGCAGATGATCCTGCATGGGAAGTGATTAATTTTGACTTGGAAAAAGAGCCTGGTGTACCTGTACGCTATCCTTATTTCCGGTTATTTGAGTAG
- a CDS encoding VOC family protein, translating into MHHASIRTANIHRAIAFYELLGFTVCERFTTGYTLACWMEGLNGRIELIQIPEPKPAADAFADEHYVGYYHLSFDLTNVTPDLPGYLENLQGRLAVASQSQPEQFQPLQVLLLPTQQQIGDRILEVAFIADTDGLPLELIRFMA; encoded by the coding sequence ATGCACCATGCTTCGATTCGGACTGCAAATATTCATCGAGCGATCGCATTTTATGAACTTTTGGGATTTACAGTCTGTGAACGCTTCACTACAGGCTACACCCTCGCTTGTTGGATGGAGGGATTAAACGGCAGAATTGAATTAATCCAAATTCCAGAACCAAAACCAGCTGCCGATGCATTTGCAGATGAACATTATGTGGGATACTATCATCTATCTTTCGATTTAACGAACGTTACCCCAGATTTGCCTGGTTATTTAGAAAACTTACAGGGTCGTTTGGCTGTAGCATCTCAAAGTCAACCAGAACAGTTTCAACCACTGCAGGTGCTGTTGTTACCAACACAGCAGCAAATAGGCGATCGCATTTTAGAAGTCGCTTTCATTGCAGACACTGACGGTTTACCGCTGGAGTTGATCCGGTTTATGGCTTAA
- a CDS encoding M16 family metallopeptidase, which yields MSVFSALHRYRVPLLVLSLWVMTVFLLNDQPVVSQNAIAPHGTYSQPTVTAQKLIPLNVTENVNKIVLENGLTVLTKEVHTAPVVTVQVWYRVGSRHEEPGTNGIAHQLEHMMFKGTEIRPVQFGRLFSALGSDSNAFTSYDQTAYYSTAERDKLKALLMLEADRMQNLQIDDQQLTSEKQVVISELQGYENNPEYRLNTTVMRAAFPDHAYGLPVGGTKSDVEKLQAQQVQKYYRRFYTPDNAVLVIVGDFSTAKTLSTVQEIFGKIPKGQQSRLNTQDSQVKNMPVSSSPIMLKEPGAGAAILQIVYPLPAVNQPDIPALDVMDYILTEGRNSRLYQDLVESGLANEIAAHVASLRESGWYELLVTADPHQNLQKLESVFNQAIANLLKSGVTPEELDRAKAQLEASLILTNRDITNQAMQLGYDETNAGDYHYRERYLTAIRQVKAADVVAVTQKYLQKSARVVGWLEPSRKQAKSLTSDSRSLQVTESFSTGTPLNPEELIKYLPPVEETVDAIAPNLPQQFTLENGLQVLLLTDKSTPTVTLSGYIRAGREFDPDDQAGLASFVADNLVNGTKTKDVIAIAQALEARGASLDFEAYREGVRIEGDTLASDLPMLVQILADVVKNSTFPQKELELNRQQALTTLKMELKEPSEVAIRTFVQSIYPKKHPLYTFPTVESLKKIRRENVIAFKNQHYRPNTTVLALVGDLQPEQVRSLIQAEFGNWQVSGEAPILKYPPVAKPEKLISVNSVLPGKAQAVTYMGYTGINRSDHRFYAALVLNQILGGDTLSSRLGAEIRDRLGLTYGIYSNFQVGKNFGTFLIEMQTSPEDTNKAIASTRQLLKQIHQQGVTPPEVETAKRTLISNYNVSLANPEELTKRILMNQVYGLNTAELSAFTEKIQQITLAQVNQAARELLHPDQIVVVTAGPAVLARHSIK from the coding sequence ATGTCCGTGTTTTCCGCTTTGCACCGATATCGGGTTCCATTGTTAGTGTTAAGTCTATGGGTGATGACGGTTTTTCTACTCAATGATCAACCTGTAGTCAGTCAAAACGCGATCGCTCCCCATGGTACATATTCTCAACCAACAGTGACAGCACAAAAACTCATTCCTTTAAATGTGACAGAGAACGTCAATAAAATCGTACTGGAAAATGGTCTAACTGTCCTGACCAAAGAAGTACATACTGCACCTGTGGTGACAGTACAGGTATGGTACAGGGTGGGTTCGCGCCACGAAGAACCCGGAACTAACGGGATTGCTCACCAGTTGGAACATATGATGTTTAAAGGCACTGAAATTCGTCCTGTGCAGTTTGGACGGTTATTCAGTGCTTTGGGTAGCGACTCTAATGCTTTCACTAGCTATGACCAAACAGCCTATTATAGTACAGCCGAACGAGATAAGCTCAAAGCTTTGCTGATGCTAGAAGCGGACAGAATGCAAAACTTGCAAATCGATGATCAGCAGCTAACAAGTGAAAAGCAGGTGGTAATTTCTGAACTCCAAGGTTATGAAAATAACCCAGAGTATCGCCTCAATACTACAGTGATGCGAGCTGCTTTTCCGGATCATGCTTATGGTTTACCGGTGGGTGGTACAAAATCAGATGTGGAAAAATTGCAAGCGCAACAGGTGCAAAAGTATTATCGCCGTTTCTATACCCCTGACAACGCAGTTTTAGTCATTGTTGGCGATTTTTCCACTGCTAAAACTCTTTCAACAGTTCAAGAAATATTTGGGAAAATACCAAAGGGTCAACAATCAAGACTCAACACTCAAGACTCACAAGTCAAAAATATGCCCGTCTCTTCATCTCCCATCATGCTCAAAGAACCAGGAGCGGGAGCCGCAATTCTACAAATAGTTTACCCCTTACCTGCCGTCAATCAACCAGATATCCCCGCGCTGGATGTGATGGATTACATTTTGACAGAAGGGAGAAATTCTCGTCTGTATCAAGATTTGGTAGAATCAGGGTTGGCGAATGAAATTGCCGCCCATGTGGCGAGTCTGCGAGAATCAGGCTGGTATGAACTGTTGGTGACGGCTGATCCGCATCAAAATCTGCAAAAACTTGAATCTGTATTCAATCAAGCGATCGCCAATTTGCTAAAATCAGGCGTCACACCAGAAGAATTAGATAGAGCCAAAGCACAGTTAGAAGCTTCTCTGATTTTGACTAACCGCGATATCACCAATCAAGCGATGCAATTGGGATATGATGAAACAAACGCAGGTGATTATCATTATCGAGAACGCTATTTAACCGCTATCCGTCAAGTGAAAGCTGCAGATGTCGTCGCTGTCACTCAAAAATATCTGCAAAAATCGGCTCGCGTCGTCGGTTGGTTGGAACCATCCCGCAAACAAGCCAAAAGTTTAACTAGTGACTCACGATCGCTACAAGTTACAGAATCTTTTTCCACAGGTACTCCCCTGAATCCAGAGGAATTGATCAAGTATTTACCTCCTGTAGAAGAGACGGTGGATGCGATCGCGCCAAATTTACCACAGCAATTTACACTGGAGAATGGTTTACAGGTTTTATTGCTAACGGACAAGAGTACCCCCACCGTCACCTTGAGTGGTTACATCAGAGCAGGTAGAGAATTTGATCCTGATGATCAAGCTGGGTTAGCGTCTTTTGTCGCCGATAACTTAGTCAATGGTACCAAAACCAAAGATGTCATAGCGATCGCTCAAGCTTTAGAAGCACGAGGCGCCAGTTTAGATTTTGAAGCTTACCGCGAAGGCGTGCGGATTGAAGGTGATACCTTAGCTTCAGATTTACCCATGCTTGTGCAGATATTAGCAGATGTAGTTAAAAATAGTACATTTCCGCAAAAAGAATTAGAACTCAATCGCCAACAAGCTTTGACTACTTTAAAAATGGAGTTGAAAGAGCCATCGGAAGTAGCAATCAGAACTTTTGTGCAGTCGATTTATCCGAAAAAACACCCGTTATATACCTTTCCCACAGTAGAAAGCTTGAAAAAGATTCGCCGTGAAAATGTAATTGCTTTCAAAAATCAACATTATCGCCCAAATACCACAGTACTAGCTTTGGTAGGGGATTTGCAACCAGAACAAGTGCGATCGCTCATTCAAGCCGAGTTTGGTAATTGGCAAGTTAGCGGTGAAGCACCCATATTAAAATATCCTCCAGTAGCCAAGCCCGAAAAACTCATATCTGTGAACTCAGTGCTACCCGGTAAAGCCCAAGCAGTGACTTACATGGGTTACACAGGTATTAACCGTTCAGATCATCGATTTTATGCTGCCTTAGTATTAAATCAGATTTTGGGAGGCGATACCCTCTCAAGTAGACTAGGAGCAGAAATCCGCGATCGCCTCGGTTTAACCTACGGAATTTATAGTAACTTCCAAGTTGGGAAGAATTTTGGCACATTTTTGATTGAAATGCAAACTAGTCCTGAAGATACAAATAAAGCGATCGCCAGCACCCGTCAATTACTTAAACAAATCCATCAACAAGGCGTCACCCCACCAGAAGTAGAAACAGCCAAACGCACCCTCATCAGTAATTACAACGTTTCCCTCGCCAATCCAGAGGAATTAACCAAAAGAATCTTGATGAATCAAGTCTACGGACTAAATACAGCCGAACTAAGTGCATTCACTGAAAAAATCCAGCAAATCACCCTTGCTCAAGTCAACCAAGCAGCGCGGGAATTGCTTCATCCCGACCAAATCGTCGTCGTCACAGCCGGGCCAGCAGTCTTAGCTAGACACAGTATTAAATAG
- a CDS encoding cupredoxin domain-containing protein, giving the protein MSQIMHIKALAALTKPICVLILILFCLTINTTPTTAATFTGDLLKQPASEVIISLGTSTNELKFEPSHLEFSAGKRYTLRLTNPSQLKHYFTAKDFADGIWTQKVQAGKVEIKGAIHELELKPTAEAEWVFVPLKSGKYALHCSIPGHTQAGMIGEITIAN; this is encoded by the coding sequence ATGTCCCAAATTATGCATATCAAAGCTTTAGCTGCGCTCACAAAGCCGATATGCGTCCTCATTCTGATTTTGTTCTGCTTAACTATTAACACCACCCCCACCACAGCAGCCACATTCACCGGCGATTTGCTCAAACAACCAGCTTCGGAGGTGATAATCAGCTTAGGGACTTCCACCAACGAACTGAAATTTGAGCCGAGTCACCTAGAATTCTCAGCAGGTAAGCGCTACACACTGCGTCTCACCAATCCCAGCCAACTCAAGCACTACTTCACAGCTAAAGATTTTGCTGATGGTATCTGGACACAAAAAGTCCAAGCTGGGAAAGTAGAAATTAAAGGAGCCATCCATGAATTAGAGCTAAAACCAACTGCAGAAGCAGAATGGGTATTTGTACCACTCAAATCGGGAAAATACGCCTTACACTGTTCTATTCCTGGACATACACAAGCGGGTATGATTGGTGAAATCACCATTGCTAATTAA
- the map gene encoding type I methionyl aminopeptidase, translating to MNIFTNLLSQTIQPAPAKKQRRGIEIKSPREIEIMRQSAKIVATVLKEISVLVQPGMTTADLDAYAEKRIREMDATPSFKGYHGFTGSICSSINNEVVHGIPSPKKVIRTGDVLKVDTGAYYQGFHGDSCITIAVGEVTPAAAKLIRVAEEALYKGIEQVKAGAYLLDLAGAIEDHVKANGFSVVEEFTGHGVGRNLHEEPSVFNFRTREMPNVKLRPGMTLAIEPIVNAGSRHTRTLADRWTAVTVDNSLSAQFEHTVLVTETGYEILSDRSQV from the coding sequence ATGAACATTTTCACTAACTTACTTTCTCAAACCATCCAACCAGCACCTGCTAAAAAACAACGGCGAGGTATTGAAATTAAATCGCCACGGGAAATAGAAATTATGCGCCAATCAGCAAAAATTGTCGCCACAGTTTTAAAAGAAATTTCCGTTTTAGTACAACCAGGAATGACCACAGCTGATTTGGATGCTTACGCAGAAAAACGCATCCGAGAAATGGACGCCACACCCAGTTTCAAAGGATATCACGGTTTCACAGGTTCTATTTGTTCTAGTATTAACAACGAAGTAGTACACGGTATTCCAAGTCCGAAAAAAGTAATTCGGACTGGTGATGTTTTAAAAGTAGATACAGGAGCTTATTATCAAGGCTTTCATGGCGATTCCTGCATCACAATTGCTGTGGGTGAAGTGACACCAGCCGCTGCTAAACTAATTCGAGTAGCCGAAGAAGCTCTTTATAAAGGTATTGAACAAGTTAAAGCTGGAGCATACCTGCTGGATTTAGCCGGCGCCATCGAAGACCATGTAAAAGCAAATGGTTTTAGCGTAGTTGAAGAATTCACAGGACATGGAGTAGGTCGTAACCTCCATGAAGAACCCTCAGTATTTAACTTTCGCACAAGAGAAATGCCAAATGTTAAACTACGCCCAGGGATGACATTAGCAATTGAGCCAATAGTCAACGCTGGTTCTAGACATACCCGGACATTAGCAGATCGGTGGACAGCTGTAACTGTAGATAACTCACTTTCAGCCCAGTTTGAGCATACAGTATTAGTGACAGAAACTGGTTATGAAATTTTGAGCGATCGCTCCCAAGTTTAA
- a CDS encoding isochorismatase, with product MTSQITTQLPLPPHFHPSKVGEIWRVPYQQRAAEAEAWTKQHNIKPAANDKTRICLLLIDVQNTFCIPGFELFVGGKSGLGAVEDNQRLCEFIYRNLGIITTIISTLDTHTATQIFHPIFWINSNGEHPTPAATTITPKDIDQGIWQVNPAVAHSITNSDYELLKKHAYHYLKQLSQNGKYPLIIWPYHSMLGGIGHALVPSIEEAIFFHNLARQTQTKFEIKGENPLTENYSILRPEVLLDFAQNPLAQKNINLIQQLLKFDAVIIAGQAKSHCVAWTIDDLLTEIQQIDPTLTQKVYLLEDCTSPVVVPGVVDYTEQADAAFSRFSTAGMHIIKSSATIAALF from the coding sequence ATGACCAGCCAAATAACAACTCAATTACCCCTCCCCCCACATTTTCACCCCAGCAAAGTAGGTGAAATTTGGCGCGTACCTTACCAACAACGCGCCGCAGAAGCTGAAGCATGGACAAAACAACACAACATCAAACCAGCAGCCAACGACAAAACCCGCATTTGTCTATTATTAATTGATGTTCAAAATACCTTCTGCATCCCCGGATTTGAATTATTTGTTGGGGGAAAATCTGGACTTGGTGCAGTAGAAGATAATCAACGACTGTGTGAATTTATCTATCGTAATTTAGGAATAATCACAACAATTATATCCACACTAGACACCCACACAGCCACACAAATTTTCCATCCTATTTTCTGGATAAATAGTAACGGTGAACATCCCACCCCAGCCGCAACTACTATTACCCCAAAAGACATCGACCAAGGTATTTGGCAAGTCAACCCAGCCGTTGCTCATAGTATCACAAATAGTGACTATGAACTATTAAAAAAACATGCTTACCACTACCTTAAACAACTCAGCCAAAACGGTAAATACCCCCTGATTATTTGGCCGTATCACTCCATGCTTGGTGGTATTGGACACGCTTTAGTGCCATCAATAGAAGAAGCAATATTTTTCCATAATCTCGCCCGTCAAACTCAAACAAAATTTGAAATTAAAGGCGAGAATCCCCTCACAGAAAACTATTCAATTTTGCGCCCAGAAGTATTATTAGATTTTGCTCAAAATCCCCTAGCTCAGAAAAACATCAACTTAATTCAACAACTCTTAAAATTTGATGCCGTAATTATTGCCGGTCAAGCTAAAAGCCATTGTGTCGCTTGGACAATTGACGACTTATTAACAGAAATTCAACAAATAGATCCTACCCTGACGCAAAAAGTTTATCTCCTAGAAGATTGCACCTCCCCCGTAGTTGTTCCAGGAGTTGTTGACTACACAGAACAAGCAGACGCAGCATTTTCCAGATTCTCCACAGCAGGAATGCACATAATCAAATCTAGCGCCACCATAGCAGCCCTTTTTTAA
- a CDS encoding LysM peptidoglycan-binding domain-containing M23 family metallopeptidase: protein MRFPFRLVFLCSLISSLGLISILPRVQRADAAEESCPIPALSRFQRHTVARGETLESIAQRYNLSPATIIGMNPALNNGKVTVGSQLQIPPYNGIVVEVPRGQTWRQVATRYKVRADALFEVNGCQQNPRIVFIPGVISLPNRPLTKSPIPTSIDVETSRPALAGYPLTEAATVVLPYGWQINPTTSDVFFHSGVDLSVAVGTSVQAIAPGTVVFANEQGTYGKLVIINHAGGMQTRYAQLEAIKVTVGQQVQQGNVIGTVGTTGTPSSLQPHLHFEVRSSSSLGWVAQDPKGYLLK from the coding sequence ATGCGTTTTCCCTTTCGTCTGGTGTTTCTCTGTAGTTTAATCAGTTCCTTGGGGCTAATATCCATACTTCCAAGGGTACAAAGAGCCGATGCGGCTGAAGAAAGTTGCCCAATTCCGGCTTTATCTCGCTTCCAGCGTCACACAGTTGCTCGTGGTGAAACCTTGGAGAGTATAGCCCAGCGCTACAATCTCTCTCCTGCCACTATTATCGGGATGAATCCAGCTTTGAACAATGGCAAAGTGACTGTTGGTAGCCAACTGCAGATTCCTCCCTATAACGGTATTGTGGTAGAAGTCCCTCGTGGTCAAACATGGCGACAAGTAGCGACTAGGTATAAAGTCCGGGCTGATGCGCTGTTTGAGGTAAACGGTTGTCAACAAAACCCCAGAATTGTGTTTATTCCGGGGGTGATTTCGCTCCCGAATCGCCCTTTAACTAAGTCTCCCATCCCCACCTCAATTGATGTCGAGACGAGTCGTCCAGCCTTAGCTGGATACCCCTTGACAGAAGCGGCAACTGTGGTGTTACCTTACGGCTGGCAGATTAATCCCACCACATCTGATGTATTTTTTCATAGTGGAGTGGATTTATCGGTAGCAGTAGGCACATCTGTACAAGCGATCGCTCCTGGAACCGTTGTCTTTGCTAATGAACAAGGCACTTATGGTAAGTTGGTAATCATTAATCATGCGGGTGGAATGCAAACCCGCTATGCTCAACTTGAGGCTATCAAAGTTACTGTGGGTCAGCAAGTGCAACAGGGAAATGTGATCGGAACTGTGGGTACTACTGGTACACCTAGTTCTCTTCAGCCCCATCTCCATTTTGAGGTGCGTTCTAGTTCGTCTTTGGGTTGGGTCGCACAAGATCCCAAAGGTTATTTGCTCAAATGA
- a CDS encoding HhoA/HhoB/HtrA family serine endopeptidase: MKLSLKQLAVYLSLVVIGGGAGLLGSRYLLPQSYSFRQLKNVTVAPPVDPVVPNSVNGAVGSPGGDNVNFIANAVQKVGPAVVRINATRKVANPISDALKNPLLRRFFGENEQPIPEERIERGTGSGFILSANGELLTNAHVVADTDTVQVTLKDGRTFEGKVLGVDAVTDVAVVKIKANKLPTVRLGNSQNLIPGQWAIAIGNPLGLDNTVTIGIISATDRTSAQVGVPEKRVSFIQTDAAINPGNSGGPLLNAQGEVIGVNTAIRADAQGLGFAIPIETAARIANELFTKGRVEHPFLGIEMTDLSPSKKQQINLENQLNIQPDAGVVIKGVLENSPAKQGGLLPGDVIQKVNGKPMRTAAQVQKLVESSSVGDVLEIEVNRSGRTQSFKVQSGAYPHKK; the protein is encoded by the coding sequence ATGAAGTTATCTTTAAAGCAACTGGCCGTTTATTTATCTTTAGTGGTGATTGGCGGTGGTGCAGGTCTGTTAGGTAGTCGCTATCTTTTACCACAAAGTTACTCGTTTCGGCAATTAAAAAATGTGACTGTGGCTCCACCTGTAGACCCTGTAGTTCCTAATTCTGTGAATGGCGCCGTTGGTTCTCCAGGCGGCGATAATGTAAATTTTATTGCTAACGCTGTGCAAAAGGTCGGCCCAGCGGTAGTGCGAATTAATGCGACCCGCAAAGTTGCAAATCCCATTTCTGATGCTTTGAAAAATCCGCTGTTGCGTCGCTTTTTTGGCGAAAACGAGCAACCGATCCCCGAAGAACGAATTGAGCGCGGTACGGGATCGGGATTTATTTTGAGCGCTAATGGAGAATTATTGACTAACGCTCATGTAGTTGCTGATACTGACACAGTACAAGTTACCCTGAAAGATGGTCGGACTTTTGAGGGGAAAGTATTGGGAGTTGATGCGGTGACAGATGTGGCGGTGGTGAAAATTAAAGCCAATAAATTACCTACGGTGAGGTTAGGTAATTCCCAAAATTTGATCCCTGGTCAGTGGGCGATCGCTATTGGCAATCCTCTCGGTTTAGATAATACTGTCACCATCGGCATCATCAGCGCTACTGATCGCACCAGTGCTCAAGTCGGTGTACCAGAAAAGCGCGTCAGCTTTATCCAAACTGATGCAGCCATTAATCCTGGCAATTCTGGCGGCCCCTTATTAAACGCCCAAGGGGAAGTTATAGGTGTCAATACTGCCATCCGCGCTGACGCCCAAGGACTAGGTTTCGCTATCCCCATTGAAACCGCCGCCCGCATTGCGAATGAATTATTTACCAAAGGGCGCGTAGAACATCCTTTCCTGGGAATCGAAATGACAGACCTTTCTCCCAGCAAAAAACAGCAGATTAATCTCGAAAATCAACTCAATATTCAGCCAGATGCTGGCGTTGTGATTAAAGGAGTGCTGGAAAATTCTCCTGCAAAACAGGGAGGACTGCTTCCCGGAGATGTGATTCAAAAAGTTAACGGTAAACCGATGAGAACTGCAGCCCAAGTTCAAAAGTTAGTTGAGTCTAGTTCGGTGGGAGATGTCCTGGAAATCGAGGTTAACCGCAGCGGTAGAACACAAAGCTTTAAAGTCCAGTCAGGGGCTTATCCTCACAAAAAATAA
- a CDS encoding DUF760 domain-containing protein — MVFDPDFLNDNSEEHTNQLLNDHLEEQPNPLLKYLQHQSPEVLSRVAQSVSPEIKQIISQNVQGLVGMLPAENFNVQITTDRDNLAGLLASAMMTGYFLRQMEQRMHLEHLSSQ, encoded by the coding sequence ATGGTTTTTGATCCCGACTTCTTGAATGACAACTCTGAGGAACACACCAACCAACTTCTGAACGACCACCTTGAGGAACAACCTAATCCGTTGCTCAAATATCTACAACACCAGTCGCCTGAAGTTCTTTCCCGTGTCGCCCAGTCTGTTAGTCCGGAAATTAAACAAATTATTTCGCAAAACGTCCAAGGGCTAGTGGGAATGTTACCTGCAGAAAATTTCAATGTGCAAATTACCACAGACAGGGATAACCTAGCGGGTCTTTTGGCATCGGCGATGATGACGGGCTATTTCTTGCGCCAAATGGAACAAAGAATGCATTTAGAGCATTTATCTAGTCAATAG